The following is a genomic window from Amycolatopsis australiensis.
GACGATTCGCACCTCTTTCCCGGTCCCGGACCACCCCTAGGGTGACGTTCGCCAAGGGTCCACTCGCCCGAAGGAGGCCTCCGTCATGGACGGGCTGATGCAGCCGCGGCCGCTCACCATCGCGCACATCCTGGAGCGCGCCGAGCGGCTGTACGCGCACAAGGAAGTCGTGACGGCCGGGGAAGGGCGGCTGACCTACGCCGACGTGATCGGCCACGCCCGGCGGCTCGCGACCGTGCTGGACTCGCTCGGTGTCCCGGCCGGCGCCCGCGTCGGCACGTTCGCGGCCAACACCCGGCGCCACCTCGAGCTCTACCTCGCCGTCCCGGCCACCAAGCGGGTCCTGCACTCGATCAACATCCGGCTCTCGCCCGAGCACCTCGAATACGTCGCCGGCCACGCCGGCGACGACGTCGTGTTCGTCGACCGCGCGCTGCTGCCGCGGATCTGGCCGAGCGCCGTCCGGCTGCCCCGGGTGCGGCACTGGGTCGTGCTGCCCGACGGCAGCGACACCCCGCTCCCCGCCGATCCCCGCATCCTCGACTACGACCGGCTGATCGACGGCGCCGAGCCGTTCACGGGCTCCTTCGAGGACGCGTTCTCGCTCGCGGACGAAAACCTGGCGTCCGGCCTCTGCTACACCTCCGGCACGACCGGGCCGCCCAAAGGCGTGCTCTACAGCCACCGGTCGACGGTCCTGCACTGCCTGGGCACGCTCGCGGCCGGCTTCATCGGCCTCCGCGAAAACGACGTCGTGCTGCCGATCGTGCCCATGTTCCACGCCAACGCCTGGGGCCTGCCCTACGGCGCGATGATGGCGGGCGCTTCCCTCGTCCTGCCCGGCGCGTCCGCGGAGCCGGGCCACCTGCTGCGCCTGATGGCCGGCGAGCGGGTGACCGTCGCCGGTGCCGTCCCGACCGTCTGGACGAGCCTGGCGCCCGGACTGGCGCACCACGACCTGAGCGCGACGCGGTTCCTGCTCGGCGGCGGCTCGGCCGTGCCGCCCGCGCTGTCGGAGACCTACCGCGCCGCGATCGGCGTCCCCATCACGCATTCCTGGGGGATGACCGAGATCAGCCCCGTCGGCGCGATCGGCGGCACGCGCACCCAGCACCGGGACGCGACGGAAGCGGAGCAGGTCGCCGTGCGGGCCGCGCAGGGCCAGCCGCTGCCGCTGGTGAACCTGCGCATCGCCGACGTCGAGACGGGCCGGGAGCTGCCGCGCGACGGCCAGGCCGTCGGGGAGCTGCAGGTCGCCGGCCCCTGGGTGGCCGGCGGCTACTTCCGGACCGGCGAGGACGGCGGCTTCACCGCCGACGGCTGGCTGCGCACCGGCGACCTGGCCACCATCGACGCCCACGGCTACCTGCGGCTCGTCGACCGGATGAAGGACCTGATCAAGTCCGGCGGCGAGTGGATCTCCTCGGTCGAGCTGGAGGCCGCGATCTCCTCCCACCCCGACGTGGCCGAGGTCGCGGTGATCGGCCGCCCCGACCCGCGGTGGATGGAACGCCCGGTCGCCTACGTCGTCCTGCGCGAAGGCGGCACCGCCACGGCCGGCGAGCTCACGCGGCACATCACCCCGATGGTCGCCAAGTGGTGGCTGCCCGACGAGTTCGTCTTCACCGCGGCCCTGCCCAAGACCGGCACCGGCAAGCTGTCGAAGACCGAGCTGCGGGCGGCGGCGCGGATCGCCTGAAGTGCCTCACGACCCGGCGGCGACGCTCGCCCGCAGCTCGTGCAGCCGGAGCCCGAGCCGCAGCTCCAGGTCGTTGCCGTCCCGCCAGCCCTGGCCGAGGAGCGTTCCGGCGCGGTCCAGCCGCTTGAGCAGGGTGTTGACGTGCACGTGCAACGCCCGTGCCGTCGCGGCGACATTGGCGCGGTGGCGGTAGTACGCGGTGAGCGTGTCGACCAGATCGGTGCCGCGCTGCCGGTCGTACTCCACGAGCGGGCCGATCGAGCCGGCGAGGAACCGCTCGAGGTCGCCGGCCCGGTCGGCGTCGAAAACCATGGCGTACAAGGCATAACGGCGCGTGGTGGCGCCCAGGTCGGTGTGCCCGAGCGCCCGCATCACGGCGCCGCAGCGGCCGGCCAGCGCGAAGGCCCGCGACCAGTCGTGGCCCGCCGCGCGTTCCCCGGCGACGAGGACCGGGCCGCCCAGCGAGCGCCGGAGTCTGCTGTGGACTTCTTCGACCGTGCGGTCGTCGTCGGCGCTGGGCAGGATCATCGTCGCCCGGCCCAGGTGCTCGCCGGCGAGCCCGGCCCGCTCGCGGGCGATGTCGTGCAGGTGGCGGGCAAGATCCGCCGGTGACACCGCGGGGGTGTCCGCGACGACGACCAGGTCGAGGCGGTCCGCGTCGATGTTGCGCGCGCGGGTGCGGGCGCGCTGGGCCGGGCTGATCCCCGGGCCGCCGAGCATCAGCTCGGTCAGCAGCTCGCCGCTCAGCCGCTCGCTCGCCTCGGCCACCGCCTGCTCCTTGAGGATGAGCAGCCCGAGGATGTGGGTGGCCCGCTCCAGCGTGCGCAGGTCCGTGCCGTCCGGGACGGCGCCGTCCGCCCGGCGGCTCCACACCAGCGCGCCGAGGTAGCTGTCGCCCGCCTGTATCGCCGCCACGCTGCGGGTGATCCCGCCGGCCCCGGACGACGTCGTGGCGCGGCCCGAGCGGCGCGCCTCTTCGATGGCGGACGGCTCGGCCGCGGGCGGCCCCGGGCACGGATCCGCCGCCGCGTCCCGGTGCGCGAGGGCGGCGCCGATCCGGTCGAGGAGCGTGACGCTCCCGCCCAGCTGGTCGGCGAGCAGCTGCGCGACGTCGCCCGGGGTCCCGCCGGCCAGCACGACCCCGGTCAGGGCTTCGTGGATCGCTTGTGCCCGTTCGATTTTCCGGTAGGCGTCCTGCAGCTGCTGCAAGGCGGTCCGGCTCGCTTCGTAGAGCCGCGCGTTGTCGAGGGCGACCGCGGCGTGGTCGGCGAACGCGTTCAGCAGGGCGATTTCGTCGGCCTGGAACGAGCGTGCGGAGCGGTCCGCGGCGAACAGCGCCCCCACCGCCTCGCCGCGGATCACCAGCGGCACCCCGAGCAGCGCCACCAGCTTCTCGGGGCCGACCAGCCGGTCGAAGCTCGGGTCGTGCTCGATCAGCGTCGAGGTGGCGTAGTCGCGCACCCAGTGCGGGCTGCGCGAAGCCAGCACCTTGCCGCCGAGCCCCACGGTGGCCGGGATGGTCGCCGCGAGGAACTCGGCCGAGATCGTGCCTTCCGACGCACGGGCCGACAGCCTGCCGTCCGCGCCGACCAGCGACAGGTACGTGAAGTCGGTGCCGATCAGGTCGTGGGCGTGGTGGACGATCGACTGCAGGACCTCGTCGAGCTCACCCAGCGCGGTGAGCGACTTGACGGTCGCGTACAACGACGCCAGTTCACGCTGCCGCCGCGCGAGCGAACCCGGCTCCGCCGCACTGGTCACGGGCGCCGGCCTCCTCGGCACGGGGTGGGCGAAAGACCCACCGTTTCGGGGGAGGAGTGGACGGTCCACACCTCAGGCCGCAGCGTAACCGCGCCCTACCATCACCGCCATCACCTGGCTGCGCTCAACGACGAAGGCGGCATCCATGGCAATCCCGCTCACCCAACCCGAAGGGCCGGCCGGCGGCGTCGGCGCCGTCCCGGCCCCGGCCCGGCGCCGGGCCTTCCGCAAGCTGCTGGCCGTGGGGCTCGCCGGCAGCTCGATCGAGTGGTACGACTTCTTCCTCTACGGCACTGCGGCCGCGCTGGTGTTCCCCAAGGTGTTCTTCCCGCACTCCTCGGCGCTGACCGGCACGCTGCTCGCCTTCAGCACGTTCTGGGCGGGTTTCGTGGCGCGGCCGATCGGCGGGGTGCTCGCCGGGCACCTCGGGGACAAGCACGGACGCAAGCCCGTGGTTGTCACCTGCCTGGCGCTCATGGGCGCGGCGACCTTCCTGATCGGCTGCCTGCCCAGCGCCGCGGCCGTCGGCCCGCTGGCCCCGGTCCTGCTGGTGACCCTGCGGTTCGTCCAGGGCCTCGCGGCCGGCGGCCAGTGGGGCGGCATCGTCCTGCTGCTCACCGAGTCCGCCGGTCCCAAGCGGCGCGGGTTCGCCGGGACGTTCGGCCAGACCAGCGTCCCGGTCGCGGTGATCCTGTCGAACCTGATCTTCGTGGCGGCCAGTGGCCTGATGCCGGACTCCGCGTTCCTCACGTGGGGCTGGCGGATCCCGTTCCTGCTGTCGGTCGTGATGTTCTCGGTCGTGCTCTACATCCAGGCCAAGGTGGCGGACACCCCGGAGTTCCGCGAGCTGCAGCGCGCGGCGAAGCCGGAGAAGGCGGTGGTCCGCGCCCCGCTGGCCGAGGTCGTCCGCGGCAAGTGGGGCACGATCCTGCTCGGCTGCGGCCTGCTCTCGGCCACCAACAGCCTGTTCTACGTCAGCATTTCCGGGCTGCTGAGCTACGGCACCGGCTCACTCGGGCTGCAGCGCAACGCCCTGCTCGCGGTCGTGCTGCTCGGCTCGGCGGCGATGCTCGTGACCATCCCGTGGTCGGGCCACCTTTCGGACCGGCTGGGGCGGCGGCCGCTGATCCTCGTCGGCGGCTTGGGTGTCGCGGTGTGGGCGTTCCCGTACTTCGGGCTCGTCGGCACGGCGTCGCTGCCGCTGATCTTCGTCGCGGTGACGGTGGGTTTCGTGTTCCAGTGCCTGACCTACGGCCCGATCGCGAGCTTCCTCGGCGAGCTGTTCGCGCCCGCCGTCCGCTACTCGGGCGCGTCGCTGGCCTACCAGCTTTCCGCGATCGTCGTCAGCGGTGGCACGCCGTTCCTCATGACGGCCCTCATCGCCGGCACCGGGAGCACCCTGCCGGTCGCCGCCTACATCGCGCTGATGGGGCTGATCACCTTCGCCAGTGCCTGGTTCCTGCCCGAGACCAACCCGGCCGGGGTCCGCGCCGACCCGCACGCGGTGCCGGGCGCACACCTCTACCGCTGACCCCAGACCCGGAGGCCACAGTGGCACGACTTCCCCTGCTCGCCGCGGTGCTGGTGGCGAGCGCGGCCACGCTCGCCGGGACGGGACCGGCGGCCGCGGCGACGGCACCGGCGTGCGCCGCCCTGGACCGGCTGACCATCCCGGCGTCGGTGATGAGCCTGCCGACCACCGGCGGCCGTGTCACGTCGGCGGCGCTCCAGCGCGGCGTGACCGAGTACTGCCAGGTCGACGCCGACCTGTACCCCGTCGACCCGGCGGCGCCGGCCATCAAGATGCGCGTCGCGCTGCCCACCGCGTGGAACCGCAAGGCGATGATGTTCGGGGGCGGCGGGTTCGACGGCACGATTCCCGACGTGGCGTCGAACGTGCCGTTCGGCCCGGCGGGCGTGCCAGGGCCGCTGGCCCGCGGCTACGCGACGTTCGCGAGCGACTCGGGGCACCGGCAGAACCCGGCGGCGCCGCCGTCACTGGACGGGTCGTTCGGCGTGAACGACGAGGCCCTGGCCAACTTCGCCGCCGGTGACGCGCTGAAGAAGACGCGGGACGCGAGCCTGTACCTGATCCGGCTGGCCTACGGGAAGAAACCCGCCGAGGTGTACTTCGCGGGCGGCTCCACGGGCGGCCGCGAAGCCCTCGTCGCCGCCCAGCGGTGGCCGGCGGCGTTCGACGGCGTGATTTCGGCGTATCCCGCGTGGAACAACCTCAGCGAGATCCTGGACCTGGGCTACCTGACGCAGGTTCTTTCCCGTCCCGGCGCCTTTCCCGGGCCCGCGAAGCAGACGCTGCTCTACGACAGCGTCGTCGACGCCTGTGACGGTCTCGACGGCGTGACGGACAAGGTCGTCTCGAACTGGGCCGGCTGCCGCTTCGATCCGCGCGCGCTGCGCTGCCCGGGCGGGGCGGACACCGGGCCGTCCTGCCTGTCGGACCTGCAGATCGGGGCCGTGACCGCGATGGCGTCGCCGTTCCGGTGGCCGTACCGGATCGCGAGCGGGGAGACGGGCTATCCGGGCTTCCCGTTCCTGTCGGGAGCGGACATGCGGACGCCGTTCCTCGGGTTCGGCACGACGGCGCCGGCCGACCTGATGCCGCTGACGAGCGGGTACGGGATGCAGTACTGGGACCAGTGGGTCAAGTACTTCCTGACCCGCGACCCGCGGTACGGCCCGCTGGAGGTGGATCCCCGGCGGCCCGGCGCGTGGCTCGGCCGGATCAGCGCGCTGTCGGCGGTCGAGGACCGCAACAACGCGGACCTGCGCCCGTTCGCCCGGGCGGGCGGCAAGCTGATCCTGCTGCACGGCGCGGCGGACGAGCTGGTCTCGCCGTATTCGACGAGCGACTACTACGAGCGGGTGCGGGCGGTGGCCGGGCCGCGGGCGACCGGCGAGTTCCTGCGGTACTACGTCGTGCCGGGGGCGAACCACGCGAACTTCGGCACCCCGGCGTTCGTGGCGGGCTGGGACTCGCTCTCGGCGCTGGAGCGCTGGATCGAGAGTGGACAGTCGCCGCGGGGGCAGGTGGTGACGGACGTGGCGCACCACCGGACCCGGCCGTTGTGCGAGTACCCCGGCTGGCCCCGGTACCGCGCGGGGGACCCGGATCTGGCGTCGAGTTTCGTCTGCACGCGCTGATCCGGCCCGGGGCGCGCCGGGTGGTTGGCCCGCGCCCGGCCGGACTCGGGCGCCGGTCGCGGCTCTGACTCCGGCCTGCGGCGGGCGAGAGTCGTCCATCCGGCGGGGTCGTGCGTGGGGCCCGGGCGTGGTCAGCGCCCGCGCGCGGCTCCAGGGCGAGCGGCGAGACCGGCGCGCCGGTCGCGGCCACGGCGTTGCCCGGCGGAAGGCGAGAGCCGGCGGCGCGCGCCGGGTGGCCCGCCCGGAGCCGCATTCAGCGCGCCGGTCGCGGCTCTCGCTCCGCCCGGCGGCGGGCGAGCCGCCCATCCGGCCGGAGCCGCCCATCGCGAACCATTTTCGCGAACGCTCGTCCCAGAAAGTGTTTTCCTCACTGCCGCCGTGCTTCGTCCAGCCGACGCGCCTCGGCCGCCTGCTCGAACGGGGTGTCGCCCGCCGGATGGCGGTCGCCCAGTTCGGCGAACAGGGCCGCCACCCGTGCCGAGTCGTGGTGGGAGGCCAGCTCCGCCAATGCCGGGTCCGTTGCCGCGAGCACCTGGCGGAACCTCAGCTCCGCCAGCGGGCCGAGACGGTCGTAGATCTGCAGGAACACCTTCTGGGCCCGGTCGCGCGCCCAGCCGGCCGGGAGCAGTTCGGCGGGCAGGTCGGGGTCGGTCTCCGGGAACCGCCGCCAGTCCACGCGCAGCTCGGTGCGCGTGCGCAGCGCCTGTGCCGGGCTGATCAGCCCGGCGTCCAGTCCGGTGAGCACCTGCTCGTACCGCTCCACGAACCCCTCGTACTCGCGGGCCAGCGGCTCGAGGTCGAAGGCCGCGGCCGGGCTGACCGCGTCGCCCGGGACCTCGGTGGCGCGGAAGACCGTCGCGCTGCGGAGGTCCAGTTCGCGCAGCGCGGCCATGGCCGGTCCGGCCAGGTCGTGCGGGCTGACCCAGACCCCGTCGTAGAGCGCGGCGAACCGCAGGACGCGCAGCCGTGAGCGCAGTGCCGTGCGCAGCCCGCGGTCCTGCTCCGGCACGGAGAACGTGACCACGGTCCACCGCCCGTCCCACTCCGGCGCGGTCGTGCCGAAGGTCAGCATCCGGTGCGTGCGCTCGATGATGACTTCGGACGTGCGGGCGGGGATGCCGTACGCCGTCGTCCGCCCGCTGCGCGACACGGTCAGCAGGTCGCGCGCGGCGAGCCGGCGGATCGCCGCCCGCGCGCTCGCCGGGCTGATGTCGAACTCGCCCAGCAGCTGCACCAGCGCCGCCGACGGGATGTGCTCGTCGCGCCAGTACCAGAAGTCGCCGAGCAGCGAGGTCAGCAGCAGCTGCGGTTCGGCGCCCTGCTGTGCGCGGGGCAGCGGGCCCGTGGTCATCGCGCGCCTGCCTCTTCCGGAGTGGGCGGCCGTCCGGGGTCCGCCGCGGGCGTCCATGGTGGCAGTGCGGGCCGGGCCACCGAACCGAGGGGTTGAATCACGCGACACATCATGCGACGATCGGCGTCCAGATAGCAACCAATCGTTCTCCAGGTTCCCGCTTGCACCCCGCGCCGCCCGCCCCCCGGGCGGCCTCCCGCAGGAAGAAAACGACATGGGTTCCTCACTTCGTCAATGGCGTCGAAGCACGCTCGCCGCGGTCGCCGCGGGTCTCGCGCTGGCCGGCTGCACGGTCGACGACGGCGCGGCTTCCGCCCCCACGGCCGCCGCGCTCACCGTCGTCCCGGCGCTGCACGACCAGCTGCCGCAGGCGGTCAAGGACGCCGGCGTCCTCCGGTTCGCCGGTGACTCCCACCCGCCGTACCGCACCGTCGGCCCGGACGGCAAGACGGTCACCGGCATCGACCACGACTTCCAGCAGGCGCTCGGCCAGATCCTGGGCGTACGCACCGAAACGACCATCGTCAGCGGGCTCCCGGCCGCGCTGCAGGGCATGCTCAGCGGCCGGTACGACGCGTTCAACGGGCCCGTCAAGGCCACCGCCGAACGCGAGAAGCAGTTCGACACCGTCACGTGGATGACCACCCGGACCTCCTACGTCGTGCCCACCGGCTCGGCCGCCGGCATCAAGCAGGCCGCCGACCTGTGCGGCAAGCGCGTCGCGGTGGTCACCGCGAGCGTCGTGGAAGACCAGCTGGGCAAGCTGTCCGCGTTCTGTGAGCGTGAACATCGAGGTGCGGTGCAGGTGGTCGGGCTCGACGACACGAACGCCACGCTGCTGGCCGCGAAGTCCGGTCGCGCCGAGGCCGCCGGCATGACCCAGGCCGCCGCGATCGACGTCACCACCCAGCAGAAGGGGCAGTACGAGTACGTGACGCAGACCGAGGAGCAAGGAGCCACAAAGGACAACCTGGCGCTCTACACGCCGAAGTCCGCCAAGCTCGGCCCGGTGCTGCAGAAGGCGTTCGAGGAACTGTTCCGCAACGGCACCTACGCCCGGATCATGCACCAGTGGGGCCTGGACGAGGTCACGGTCCCGCAGCCGCTGTTCGACGTGGCGTCCGCGAAATGACCGCGATGTCCACAGTGGAGGAGACGACGACCGCCCGCGACGACGTCGCCGGGTCCCGCGCCCGGATCCGGCCGCTGCGCTGGCTGTCCGTGCTCGTGCTGGCGGTGCTCGCCGCGCAGCTGGCCGTGTTCCTGATCGGCAATTCCCGGTTCCAGTGGGACGTCGTCGCGAAGTACCTCTTCGAGAAGAGCGTGCTGGCGGGCCTCGGCACGACCGTGCTGCTCGCGGTCGCGGCCATGGTGCTCGGCTCGCTGGCCGGCGGCGTGGTCGCCGCGATGCAGCTGAGCGCGTTCGGCCCCGCGCGGTGGGTCGCGACGCTGTGGGTGGGCCTGTTCCGCGGCATCCCGCCGCTGGTGCAGCTGATCTTCTGGTTCAACCTCGCCTACCTGCTGCCGAAGCTGTCGATCGGCATCCCGTTCGGCCCGGTCTTCGGCACCTGGGACGCCAACACCGTCATCACGCCGCTGACCGCCGCGGTGATCGGCCTGTCGCTGGTCGAATCGGCGTACCTGGCGGAGATCTTCCGCGCCGGGGTGGCGTCGGTCGACCCCGGCCAGCGCGACGCGGCCCGCGCGATGGGCTACCCACCGGCGCAGACGCTGCTGCGGATCGTCCTGCCGCAGGCGATGCGGGTGATCATCCCGCCCGCCGGGAGCCAATTCATCAACGTGCTCAAGGGCACCGCGCTCGTGTCGGTCATCGCGATGTCGGACCTGCTGCACTCGGTGCAGGTGATCTACAACCGCACCTACGAGATCGTGCCGATGCTGCTGGTCGCCTGCTTCTGGTACCTCGTCGTGGTCACCGTCCTGACGGCCGGGCAGCGCCGGCTGGAACGCCGCTTCTCGCGCGGGCACCGGAGCAGCCGATGAGCGCGCCGGTGCTGCGGATCAGCGACGTCCGCAAGGAGTTCGGGACGGTGACCGCGCTGGACGGGGTCAGCCTCGACGTGCACGAGGGGGAGACGGTCGTGGTGATCGGGCCGTCCGGGTCCGGCAAGTCGACGCTCGTGCGCTGCGCCCACCAGCTGGAGTCCATCGACGGCGGCGCGATGTACCTCGACGGCGAGCTGCTCGGGCACCGGCGCTCGCCCGGCGGCCTGCGCGCGCTGAGCGAACGGAAGATCGCCGCCCAGCGGCGCCGGATGAGCATGGTGTTCCAGCAGTTCAACCTGTTCCCGCAGTTCACCGTGCTGCGGAACGTGACCGACGCGGCGGTCCGCGTGCACGGCCGCGAGCGGTCCGCAGTGGAGGCCGAAGCGCGGGAGCTGCTGGCGCGCATCGGCCTGGCCGGCCGCGAGGACCACTACCCGCGCCAGCTGTCGGGCGGGCAGCAGCAGCGGGTCGCCATCGCCCGCGCCGTGCTGGTCCGGCCGCGGATCATGCTGTTCGACGAGCCGACGAGCGCGCTCGATCCCGAGCTGGTCGAAGAGGTCCTGGCCGTGCTGCGCGACCTCGCCGCGGCGGGCACCACGATGGTCGTGGTCACCCACGAGATGGCCTTCGCGCGCGAGGCGGCCGACCGGTGCGTGTTCATGGAGGCGGGCCGGATCGTCGAGGAAGGCGCGCCGGACGAGCTGTTCGCCCGGCCGCGCACCGACCGGCTGCGGGCCTTCCTCTCCCGTCATCTGTCCGAAAAGGAGGGTGTTTCGTGATCACCGTCGGCGCCGTCGGCGACCTCATCCTGGACGAGCCGGACCCGGCGTCCTTCCTCGCCCCGGCCGCGCCGCTGCTGCGCGGGCTGGACCTGGCCATCGGCCACGTCGAAGTCCCGCACTCGACGACGACGGTCCAGCGCAGCACCGACGTCCCCGCCCCGCCGGCGGACCCGGCCGCGCTGAAGGCGGTGGCCGGCGCCGGATTCGCCGTCGTCACGCTGGCGGGCAACCACATCTGCGACGCGGGCGACGAAGGCCTCGCCGACACGATCGCGCACGCCCGCGCCGCCGGGATGGCGACGGCCGGGGCCGGCCCGGACCTCGCCGAGGCCCGGCGCCCGGCGATCGCCGAACGCGGCGGGCTGCGGATCGGGGTGCTGTCGTACAACTGCGTCGGCCCGCGCGACTCGTGGGCCACCTCCCGCAAGCCCGGCTGCGCCTACGTGCACGTGCTCACCCACTACGAGCTGGACCACGCCAGCCCGGGCGGCCCGCCGAAGATCTACACCTTCGCCGACCCGGACAGCGTCGAGGCGATGGCCGACGACGTGCGCCGGCTGCGGGAAGCGGCCGACGTCGTGCTCGTGTCGCTGCACAAGGGTGTCGGGCACACCCCGGCTGTCGTGGCGATGTACGAAAGCCCGGTCGCCCGCGCCGCGATCGGCGCCGGCGCCGACGCGGTGTTCTCCCACCACGCGCACATCATGCGCGGCATCGAAGTCCACCGGGGACGGCCGATCTTCCACGGGCTGGGCAACTTCGCCACCGTCACCCACGCCCTGACGCCGGGCGCGGGCGCCGGCGCGGACGAGCTGCGCGTGTGGGCCGAACGGCGGACGAAGCTCTACGGCTTCGCGCCCGACCCGGACATGCCGTTCTTCCCGTTCCACCCCGAAAGCCGCAACACCGCCATCGCCTTCTGCCGCTTCGACGAGACCGGGCTGCGCGAAGCCGGGTTTGTCCCGTGCTGGATCGACGACCGCGGCCGTCCGGTGCCGGTCGGTGGCACCGAGCGCGGCGAAGCCGTCACGAACTACGTCGAGCAGATCACCCGCGGGGCCCGGCTCAACGGCCGGTTCACCGCCCGCGGCCGCGAAGTGCTCGTCGATCTCACCGAGGGGGTTCCCGCATGACCGACCAGCCACTGGCCGGCCGCACCGTCATCGACCTGACCACCGCGCTCGCCGGGCCGTACGCGACGCTGCTGCTCGCCGGGCTCGGCGCGACCGTGATCAAGGTGGAAAACCCCGCCACCGGCGGGGATTCCTCCCGCAACAACGCGCCGTACGTCGGCCGCGACGGGCTGAACCTCGCCCGGCGGCACGAAGACGACCTCTCGGTGTCGATGCTGCTGCGCGGCCGCAACAAGCTCAGCGTCACGCTCGACCTGAAGAACCCGCGCTCGCACGCCGTGTTCACCGACCTGGTCCGCGACGCCGACGTGCTGGTGGAGAACTACAGCCCGGGCGTCACCGGGCGGCTCGGCATCTCCTACGACCGGGTCCGCGAGATCAACCCCCGGCTCGTCTACACCTCGATCAGCGGCTTCGGCGCCCAGGGCGGGCCGGGGTCCGGCAAGGCGATGGACTCGATCATCCAGGCGCTGAGCGGCGTGATGATGACCGCCGGCGAGCCCGACGAGGGCCCGGTCCGGTTCGGCCTGCCGATCGGCGACCTGCTCGCGCCGCTGTTCGCCGTCGTCGGCACGGTGTCGGCGCTGCTGCAGGCCGAGCACACCGGCGAGGGCCAGCACGTGGACGTGTCGATGCTCGGCGCGCTGACCTCGCTGGTGGCGTGCGAGCCGTTCGACGCCTTCGAAGCGGTCGGCCTGCCGCAGCGCACCGGGTCGATGGTGCCGCGGCTGGCGCCGTTCGGGATCCTGCCCGCCGCCGACGGGTACGTCGCGCTCTGCGCGCCGACCGACGCGTTCGCCCACGGCGTCCTCCGGGCCATCGGGCGCCCCGAGCTGGCCGATGACGACCGCTACCGCACGCGTGACCAGCGGGTCCGCGCGGCCGACGAGCTGCACGGGCTCATCCGCGAGTGGTGCCGGGCCCGGCCGCTGTCGGAGATCCTCGCCGCCTTCACCGCCGAAGGCGTTCCGGCGGCGGAGGTCCGGGAACCGCGTGACGCCGTCCGTGACCCGCTGGTCCTGGCGCGGGAGGAGGTCGTGCCGCTGCGGCACCCGCGCCACGGCGCGGTGGCCGATCTGGCCGGGACCGGCGTGCCGATCCGGTTCTCCGCCGCGCGCGTCTCGCTCGAACGGCCCGCGCCCGCGCTCGGCGAGCACAACGAGCACGTCTACCGCGAACTGCTCGGCTACAGCGAAGAGCAGCTGGCGGAACTGGTGGCGGAGGCCGTGATTTGAGCGCCGGGCATCCCACGATCGGGTACGTCGGCGCCGACGTCCCGGTCGAGCTGATCACCGCG
Proteins encoded in this region:
- a CDS encoding transporter substrate-binding domain-containing protein, with amino-acid sequence MGSSLRQWRRSTLAAVAAGLALAGCTVDDGAASAPTAAALTVVPALHDQLPQAVKDAGVLRFAGDSHPPYRTVGPDGKTVTGIDHDFQQALGQILGVRTETTIVSGLPAALQGMLSGRYDAFNGPVKATAEREKQFDTVTWMTTRTSYVVPTGSAAGIKQAADLCGKRVAVVTASVVEDQLGKLSAFCEREHRGAVQVVGLDDTNATLLAAKSGRAEAAGMTQAAAIDVTTQQKGQYEYVTQTEEQGATKDNLALYTPKSAKLGPVLQKAFEELFRNGTYARIMHQWGLDEVTVPQPLFDVASAK
- a CDS encoding CapA family protein is translated as MITVGAVGDLILDEPDPASFLAPAAPLLRGLDLAIGHVEVPHSTTTVQRSTDVPAPPADPAALKAVAGAGFAVVTLAGNHICDAGDEGLADTIAHARAAGMATAGAGPDLAEARRPAIAERGGLRIGVLSYNCVGPRDSWATSRKPGCAYVHVLTHYELDHASPGGPPKIYTFADPDSVEAMADDVRRLREAADVVLVSLHKGVGHTPAVVAMYESPVARAAIGAGADAVFSHHAHIMRGIEVHRGRPIFHGLGNFATVTHALTPGAGAGADELRVWAERRTKLYGFAPDPDMPFFPFHPESRNTAIAFCRFDETGLREAGFVPCWIDDRGRPVPVGGTERGEAVTNYVEQITRGARLNGRFTARGREVLVDLTEGVPA
- a CDS encoding amino acid ABC transporter ATP-binding protein; translation: MSAPVLRISDVRKEFGTVTALDGVSLDVHEGETVVVIGPSGSGKSTLVRCAHQLESIDGGAMYLDGELLGHRRSPGGLRALSERKIAAQRRRMSMVFQQFNLFPQFTVLRNVTDAAVRVHGRERSAVEAEARELLARIGLAGREDHYPRQLSGGQQQRVAIARAVLVRPRIMLFDEPTSALDPELVEEVLAVLRDLAAAGTTMVVVTHEMAFAREAADRCVFMEAGRIVEEGAPDELFARPRTDRLRAFLSRHLSEKEGVS
- a CDS encoding CaiB/BaiF CoA transferase family protein, translated to MTDQPLAGRTVIDLTTALAGPYATLLLAGLGATVIKVENPATGGDSSRNNAPYVGRDGLNLARRHEDDLSVSMLLRGRNKLSVTLDLKNPRSHAVFTDLVRDADVLVENYSPGVTGRLGISYDRVREINPRLVYTSISGFGAQGGPGSGKAMDSIIQALSGVMMTAGEPDEGPVRFGLPIGDLLAPLFAVVGTVSALLQAEHTGEGQHVDVSMLGALTSLVACEPFDAFEAVGLPQRTGSMVPRLAPFGILPAADGYVALCAPTDAFAHGVLRAIGRPELADDDRYRTRDQRVRAADELHGLIREWCRARPLSEILAAFTAEGVPAAEVREPRDAVRDPLVLAREEVVPLRHPRHGAVADLAGTGVPIRFSAARVSLERPAPALGEHNEHVYRELLGYSEEQLAELVAEAVI
- a CDS encoding amino acid ABC transporter permease, which gives rise to MTAMSTVEETTTARDDVAGSRARIRPLRWLSVLVLAVLAAQLAVFLIGNSRFQWDVVAKYLFEKSVLAGLGTTVLLAVAAMVLGSLAGGVVAAMQLSAFGPARWVATLWVGLFRGIPPLVQLIFWFNLAYLLPKLSIGIPFGPVFGTWDANTVITPLTAAVIGLSLVESAYLAEIFRAGVASVDPGQRDAARAMGYPPAQTLLRIVLPQAMRVIIPPAGSQFINVLKGTALVSVIAMSDLLHSVQVIYNRTYEIVPMLLVACFWYLVVVTVLTAGQRRLERRFSRGHRSSR